One window of Aliarcobacter lanthieri genomic DNA carries:
- a CDS encoding GIY-YIG nuclease family protein translates to MNKLYVMTLDKYIQYIKEQILNTQWFKKACKERKIVIKYLSKDYFKSISYNIYFKYENTKYYFYKLLLLRFEYIEELENSNHLKLLNINIINETRFNVVKLLLSLQKNFLNTNHFLNMSIIKRADFINKYIKIYDKYLDTSLLSKILNNTYFLFNTYIHKLDYLVPKERFIYSIYIKDIINTHINILKSDEQISKLIYKKYNIKLSRRVICDIRNKYLIARVRKIDKCDSVLPDTNFFSNKKLLNKKNISLLPDNIKGVYELSSNKIEFYPFLKNKVLYIGSSKNIKKRLRAYTTQYAHTKEIQDFIRNGNDLYFRFIRILEYREFERKFINNFIYTHGKLPRLNTQRVL, encoded by the coding sequence AAGCTATATGTTATGACACTCGATAAATACATACAATACATAAAAGAGCAAATTTTAAATACACAATGGTTTAAAAAAGCTTGTAAAGAAAGAAAAATAGTCATTAAGTATTTATCAAAAGATTATTTTAAAAGTATATCTTATAATATTTACTTTAAATACGAGAATACAAAATATTATTTTTATAAATTACTTTTATTAAGATTTGAATATATAGAAGAATTAGAAAATAGTAATCACTTAAAACTTTTAAATATAAATATTATCAACGAAACAAGATTTAATGTAGTAAAACTTTTATTGTCTTTACAAAAAAACTTTTTAAATACAAACCATTTTTTAAATATGTCAATTATTAAAAGAGCTGATTTTATAAATAAGTATATAAAGATTTATGATAAGTACTTAGATACTTCACTATTATCAAAAATACTAAATAATACTTATTTTTTATTTAATACATATATACATAAATTAGATTATTTGGTACCTAAAGAAAGGTTTATATACTCAATATATATAAAAGATATTATAAATACTCATATAAATATTTTAAAAAGTGATGAACAAATCTCAAAATTAATATACAAAAAATACAATATTAAATTGTCAAGAAGAGTTATATGTGATATCAGAAATAAATATTTGATAGCAAGAGTTAGGAAAATAGATAAATGTGATTCAGTTTTACCTGATACAAATTTTTTTTCAAATAAAAAACTATTAAATAAAAAAAATATATCCTTACTTCCAGATAATATAAAAGGAGTTTATGAACTGTCTTCTAATAAAATTGAATTTTATCCATTTTTAAAAAATAAAGTTTTATATATAGGATCTTCGAAAAATATAAAAAAACGCCTTAGAGCATATACTACACAATATGCTCATACAAAAGAGATACAAGATTTTATTAGAAATGGAAATGACTTATATTTTAGATTTATTAGAATTTTAGAATATAGAGAATTTGAAAGGAAGTTTATTAACAATTTTATATATACTCATGGAAAATTACCAAGATTAAATACTCAAAGAGTTTTATAG
- a CDS encoding phosphoribosylaminoimidazolesuccinocarboxamide synthase: MEIEIIKKLGLWPESKKTTTKKGIDELENIGYNLFYIGKNADLYTCPTNEAKVLLVRSDRTSVFDIPLNLEIEGKGIIQTSISNFGAEFAKKSGIKTAILSQNVDKTLQIYPRCQMMELCKPLEANIDGEVVQFELIFRNYLTGSLYDACQNGIDPYGLNLPSNLKQWHKFETPLFTPTTKGLKDIPLNSQKVKDTFPEIISSLEKLFQNFTKFAYERGIVVVDTKFEIFVNDKGEWVLGDEVLTPESSRFIAREDFEENNFTSMDKQILRDFGKASNWKEQSKSLKIGEKLQVNVPKEIKDKILNGYNTILERLSK; encoded by the coding sequence ATGGAAATTGAAATTATTAAAAAACTTGGTCTTTGGCCAGAATCAAAAAAAACAACAACTAAAAAAGGGATAGATGAACTAGAAAATATTGGTTATAATCTATTTTATATAGGTAAAAACGCAGATTTATACACTTGCCCTACTAATGAAGCAAAAGTTTTACTTGTAAGAAGTGATAGAACTTCTGTTTTTGATATACCTTTAAATTTAGAAATTGAAGGAAAAGGTATAATTCAAACTTCAATTTCAAATTTTGGAGCAGAATTTGCAAAAAAATCTGGTATAAAAACTGCAATTTTATCTCAAAACGTTGATAAAACTCTACAAATTTACCCAAGATGTCAGATGATGGAACTTTGTAAACCTTTAGAAGCAAATATTGATGGAGAAGTTGTACAATTTGAATTAATATTTAGAAATTACCTAACTGGTTCTTTATATGATGCTTGTCAAAATGGAATAGACCCTTATGGATTAAATTTACCATCAAATTTAAAACAATGGCATAAATTTGAAACTCCATTATTTACTCCAACTACAAAGGGATTAAAAGATATTCCATTAAATTCACAAAAAGTAAAAGATACTTTCCCTGAAATAATCTCAAGTTTAGAAAAACTATTCCAAAATTTTACTAAATTTGCTTATGAACGTGGAATAGTTGTAGTTGATACAAAATTTGAAATCTTTGTAAATGATAAAGGAGAATGGGTTTTAGGAGATGAAGTCCTAACTCCTGAAAGTTCAAGATTTATTGCTAGAGAAGATTTTGAAGAAAATAACTTTACTTCTATGGATAAACAAATTTTAAGAGATTTTGGAAAAGCAAGTAATTGGAAAGAGCAATCAAAATCTTTAAAAATTGGAGAGAAACTTCAAGTTAATGTACCAAAAGAGATAAAAGATAAAATCTTAAATGGTTATAACACTATTTTAGAAAGATTAAGCAAATAA
- the ilvD gene encoding dihydroxy-acid dehydratase, translated as MRSDEIKKGFDRTPHRSLLRATGLKDEDFNKPFIGVANSFIELIPGHFFLDEVSAIIKDEIRKNGCVPFEFNTIGVDDGIAMGHDGMLFSLPSRELIANSIETVMNAHKLDAMIAIPNCDKIVPGMIMGALRVNVPTVFVSGGAMQKGYTKEGTPIDLATAFEAVGKFEAGDISEEELKDIECNACPSGGSCSGMFTANSMNTLMEAMGIALPGNGTILALTKEREELYRKAAKRICEIALDKASLEKFKVRNILNEKAVRNAFAVDMAMGGSSNTVLHMLAIAKEAGVNFELKDINAISKRVSHIAKISPSLTTVHMEDINKAGGVSAVMKEMTKRGDDILLDNLTVTGETLLERIKDAYIKDTNIIHTIDNPYSEVGGLAILYGNLAQQGAVIKTAGITGARALTGKAVCFDGQAEAIKGIVGGKVKAGDVVVIRYEGPKGGPGMQEMLAPTSLIMGMGLGDKVALITDGRFSGATRGASIGHVSPEAAEGGMIGLLKDGDEIHIDVDQYILSVNLTDEEIAKRKADFKPIKKPITSSWLGQYRSLVTNASSGAVLKTDLY; from the coding sequence ATGAGAAGTGATGAGATAAAGAAAGGCTTTGATAGAACACCACATAGGTCTCTATTAAGAGCAACTGGATTAAAAGATGAAGATTTTAATAAACCATTCATTGGAGTAGCAAACTCATTTATTGAGTTGATACCAGGACACTTTTTTTTAGATGAAGTTTCAGCAATTATAAAAGATGAAATTAGAAAAAATGGTTGTGTTCCTTTTGAGTTTAATACTATTGGTGTTGATGATGGTATTGCTATGGGACATGATGGGATGCTTTTTTCTCTTCCAAGTAGAGAACTAATAGCAAACTCTATTGAAACAGTTATGAATGCACATAAACTAGATGCTATGATTGCTATTCCAAACTGTGATAAAATAGTTCCAGGTATGATAATGGGTGCATTAAGAGTAAATGTACCAACTGTTTTTGTAAGTGGTGGAGCAATGCAAAAAGGTTATACAAAAGAAGGAACTCCTATTGATTTAGCAACTGCGTTTGAAGCTGTTGGAAAGTTTGAAGCTGGAGATATTAGTGAAGAAGAGTTAAAGGATATCGAGTGTAATGCCTGTCCTAGTGGTGGTTCATGTTCTGGAATGTTTACTGCAAACTCTATGAATACTCTTATGGAAGCAATGGGAATTGCTTTACCTGGAAATGGAACAATATTAGCTTTAACAAAAGAAAGAGAAGAACTATATAGAAAAGCAGCAAAAAGAATTTGTGAAATTGCACTTGACAAAGCTTCTCTTGAAAAATTCAAAGTTAGAAATATTTTAAATGAAAAAGCTGTTAGAAATGCTTTTGCAGTTGATATGGCAATGGGAGGAAGTTCAAATACTGTTTTACATATGCTTGCTATTGCAAAAGAAGCTGGAGTTAATTTTGAATTAAAAGATATAAATGCTATTTCAAAAAGAGTTTCACATATTGCAAAAATATCTCCATCTCTAACAACAGTTCATATGGAAGATATAAATAAAGCTGGTGGTGTAAGTGCTGTTATGAAAGAGATGACAAAAAGAGGAGATGATATCCTTTTAGATAATCTTACAGTTACAGGTGAAACATTATTAGAAAGAATAAAAGATGCTTATATAAAAGATACAAATATTATTCATACTATTGATAATCCTTATTCTGAAGTTGGTGGTTTAGCTATTTTATATGGAAATTTAGCACAGCAAGGAGCAGTTATAAAAACTGCTGGTATTACTGGTGCTAGAGCATTAACAGGAAAAGCTGTTTGTTTTGATGGACAAGCAGAAGCTATAAAAGGTATAGTTGGAGGAAAAGTAAAAGCTGGTGATGTTGTAGTAATAAGATACGAAGGACCAAAAGGAGGTCCTGGAATGCAAGAGATGTTAGCACCAACGTCACTAATTATGGGTATGGGATTAGGAGATAAAGTTGCCTTAATTACTGATGGAAGATTTAGTGGAGCAACAAGAGGAGCAAGTATTGGACATGTTAGTCCTGAAGCTGCTGAAGGTGGGATGATAGGTTTACTTAAAGATGGAGATGAAATACATATAGATGTTGACCAATATATTTTGTCTGTAAATTTAACTGATGAAGAAATTGCAAAAAGAAAAGCAGATTTTAAACCTATAAAAAAACCTATTACATCTTCTTGGCTTGGACAATATAGAAGTTTGGTAACAAATGCAAGTAGTGGAGCTGTTTTAAAAACAGATTTATATTAA
- the purS gene encoding phosphoribosylformylglycinamidine synthase subunit PurS yields MKAIVNVGLKKGVLDDQGKAINHALGTLGFKELINDVRVGKQIIIELNSTDKEKAKEEVTQMCEKLLANTVIEDYTIEIVG; encoded by the coding sequence ATGAAAGCAATAGTAAATGTAGGTTTAAAAAAAGGTGTTTTAGACGATCAAGGAAAAGCTATTAATCACGCTTTAGGAACATTAGGTTTTAAAGAATTAATAAATGATGTTAGAGTAGGAAAACAAATTATTATTGAATTAAATTCAACAGATAAAGAAAAAGCTAAAGAGGAAGTTACACAAATGTGTGAAAAACTTTTAGCAAATACTGTAATTGAAGATTACACAATCGAAATAGTAGGTTAA
- a CDS encoding response regulator transcription factor — protein MIKILMIEDDLELAQIIADYLKSFDIEVTTTDSPYNGLSMLNLSKDYQLIILDLTLPEIDGLELIPKIREKSQIPIIISSARDDILDKVMGLERGADDYLPKPYNPRELQARIKTILKRVDNQYDSKKDQEDTIFEIRESDLQIIFKGVSLVLTLAEYDILKLLIQRNHGVVSREDFIYTSDNIEDDSSLKNIDVIISRIRTKLSKIDNSRQYIKSVRGIGYQLI, from the coding sequence ATTATTAAGATACTTATGATTGAAGATGATTTAGAATTAGCACAAATCATCGCGGATTATTTAAAGTCATTTGATATAGAAGTTACTACAACAGATAGTCCTTATAATGGACTATCAATGTTGAACCTAAGTAAAGATTATCAATTAATTATTCTAGATTTAACTTTACCTGAAATTGATGGTTTAGAACTAATTCCAAAAATTAGAGAAAAATCTCAAATACCAATTATTATTAGTTCAGCAAGAGATGATATTTTAGATAAAGTTATGGGGTTAGAACGTGGGGCTGATGATTATTTACCAAAACCATATAACCCAAGAGAACTTCAAGCAAGAATTAAAACTATACTAAAAAGAGTAGATAATCAATATGACTCTAAAAAAGATCAAGAAGATACAATTTTTGAAATTAGAGAAAGTGATTTACAAATAATTTTTAAAGGTGTTTCTTTAGTATTGACTTTAGCTGAGTATGACATTTTAAAACTACTGATTCAAAGAAATCATGGTGTTGTATCAAGAGAAGACTTTATTTATACAAGTGACAATATTGAAGATGATTCATCTTTAAAAAATATTGATGTTATTATTTCAAGAATTAGAACAAAACTATCAAAAATTGATAATAGCAGACAATATATAAAATCAGTTAGAGGTATTGGTTATCAACTAATATGA
- a CDS encoding Do family serine endopeptidase, which yields MYKKILLIFTLTVTTMVAKSIDFEEMDKNPDRITPNSMHQVLSFNNSLKSSINSIVNISAKRNVNTNMNNLPLQMFDDPFFKRFFGEDFSNQFKQSRVQRSLGSGVIVTKDGYIVTNNHVVENAEEITVTIGEDPTEYSAKLIGKDGDSDIAVIKIESDKTLNPIKLGDSNSLLIGDLTFAIGNPFGVGNTVTMGIISALNKNKVGINKYENYIQTDASINPGNSGGALVDSRGALIGINTAILSKSGGNDGIGFAIPVEMVKDVVSKLVSDGKVVRGYLGVVIADLGKDSKQVYKRKDGAIILDISNDTPAFKYGLKRGDLVYKINGKDVKDRTSLQNAIASFKPNDKIKVELERDKKDMTLDIVLGDRSSILGAEADNKTILGGLKVSIITNEVINQYRLPLDVAGILITSVDPKSKAEKSGFQAGDVIIQIEDIEVKNFTDIETALKRYNNEHKRVYVNRYGQTIMFVIQ from the coding sequence GTGTATAAAAAAATTTTATTGATTTTTACTTTAACTGTAACAACTATGGTTGCTAAAAGTATTGATTTTGAGGAAATGGATAAAAACCCAGATAGGATAACTCCAAACTCTATGCATCAAGTTTTATCTTTTAACAATAGTCTTAAATCCTCAATTAACTCTATTGTAAATATTTCTGCAAAACGAAATGTCAATACAAATATGAATAATCTTCCATTACAAATGTTCGATGATCCATTTTTCAAAAGGTTTTTTGGAGAAGATTTTTCAAATCAATTTAAACAAAGTAGAGTTCAAAGATCTTTAGGCTCAGGTGTTATTGTAACAAAAGATGGTTATATAGTTACTAATAACCATGTTGTTGAAAATGCTGAAGAGATAACGGTAACTATAGGAGAGGATCCAACAGAATATAGTGCAAAACTTATTGGAAAAGATGGTGATAGTGATATTGCTGTTATAAAAATAGAATCAGATAAAACTTTAAATCCTATAAAATTAGGAGATTCAAATTCTCTTTTAATTGGAGACTTAACTTTTGCAATAGGAAATCCATTTGGAGTTGGAAATACTGTAACTATGGGTATAATTTCTGCTCTTAATAAAAATAAAGTTGGTATAAATAAATATGAAAACTATATACAAACTGATGCTTCTATAAATCCTGGAAATAGTGGTGGTGCATTAGTAGATAGCCGAGGAGCATTGATAGGAATAAATACTGCAATTTTGTCTAAAAGTGGAGGTAATGATGGAATTGGATTTGCCATTCCAGTTGAAATGGTAAAAGATGTAGTAAGTAAACTTGTAAGTGATGGTAAAGTTGTAAGAGGTTATTTAGGTGTTGTAATAGCTGATTTAGGTAAAGACTCAAAACAAGTTTATAAAAGAAAAGACGGTGCTATAATTTTAGATATTTCAAATGATACACCAGCATTTAAATATGGTTTAAAAAGAGGAGACTTAGTATATAAAATAAATGGTAAAGATGTAAAAGATAGAACATCATTACAAAATGCAATTGCCTCTTTTAAACCAAATGATAAAATAAAAGTAGAGTTAGAAAGAGATAAAAAAGATATGACTTTAGATATAGTTTTAGGAGATAGATCTTCTATTTTAGGAGCTGAAGCTGATAATAAAACTATTTTAGGTGGATTAAAAGTAAGTATTATAACTAATGAGGTTATAAATCAATATAGATTGCCTTTAGATGTTGCTGGTATTTTGATAACTTCTGTTGACCCAAAATCAAAAGCTGAAAAATCTGGTTTCCAAGCAGGAGATGTTATTATTCAAATAGAAGATATTGAAGTTAAAAACTTTACAGATATAGAAACAGCTTTAAAAAGATATAATAATGAACATAAAAGAGTATATGTCAATAGATATGGACAAACTATAATGTTTGTAATTCAATAA
- a CDS encoding S41 family peptidase, protein MNKLLIASTIALVLSQNIFAKDTQKKETEQTRFESLSKLTKVIGTVEKYYVDDIKLQEIIDKALKGLMQELDAHSSYLDKKASKEMSIATSGEFGGLGITVGMRDGALTVISPIDDTPAFKAGIKSLDIILKINDTSTIGMTLDEAVNMMRGEPKTDITITVVRKGELKPLEFKLQRDIIKVQSVFAKKIESEDILYLRISSFDTKVSTELEKAIKENKNAKGIILDLRNNPGGLLNQAIGVVDMFVKSGVIVSQKGRDASDEEKFEASKFGTKTDLPLVVLVNEGSASASEIVSGSLQDHKRAVVVGEKTFGKGSVQAVLPIDNDKTENIKLTIAKYYLPSGRTIQALGVTPDIIVSSGKVVQNDDNSLRIKEADLKKHLEGELEKVDEDIKKEEKSIKDESKTTISKEDLLEDNQLNTSLAILKSLIIMNK, encoded by the coding sequence ATGAATAAACTATTAATAGCTTCTACTATTGCACTTGTGCTATCACAAAATATATTTGCAAAAGATACTCAAAAGAAGGAAACTGAACAAACAAGATTTGAATCTTTATCAAAATTAACAAAGGTTATTGGTACTGTTGAGAAATATTATGTTGATGACATCAAATTACAAGAGATCATTGACAAAGCATTAAAAGGGTTAATGCAAGAACTAGATGCCCACTCAAGCTATTTAGATAAAAAAGCATCAAAAGAGATGAGTATTGCTACTTCTGGAGAATTTGGAGGTTTAGGAATAACTGTTGGAATGAGAGATGGGGCATTAACTGTTATATCTCCAATAGATGATACACCAGCATTTAAAGCAGGAATTAAATCACTTGATATCATTTTAAAAATAAATGATACTTCAACTATTGGGATGACTTTAGATGAAGCAGTAAATATGATGAGAGGTGAACCAAAAACTGATATCACTATAACTGTTGTAAGAAAAGGTGAATTAAAACCACTTGAATTTAAACTTCAAAGAGATATTATAAAAGTTCAATCAGTTTTTGCTAAAAAAATAGAAAGTGAAGATATCTTATATCTTAGAATTTCTAGCTTTGATACAAAAGTTTCAACAGAATTAGAAAAAGCAATAAAAGAAAATAAAAATGCAAAAGGAATTATTTTAGATTTAAGAAATAATCCTGGTGGTTTATTAAATCAAGCTATTGGTGTTGTTGATATGTTTGTAAAAAGTGGAGTAATTGTTTCTCAAAAAGGAAGAGATGCCTCTGATGAAGAAAAATTTGAAGCTTCAAAATTTGGAACAAAAACAGATTTACCTTTAGTTGTTTTAGTAAATGAAGGTTCTGCTTCTGCTTCAGAAATTGTAAGTGGTTCTCTACAAGATCACAAAAGAGCAGTTGTAGTTGGAGAAAAAACTTTTGGAAAAGGTTCAGTTCAAGCAGTATTACCAATAGACAATGATAAAACAGAAAATATAAAATTAACTATTGCAAAATACTACTTACCAAGTGGAAGAACTATTCAAGCACTAGGAGTAACTCCTGATATTATAGTAAGTTCTGGAAAAGTAGTACAAAATGATGATAACTCTTTAAGAATTAAAGAAGCAGATTTGAAAAAACATCTTGAAGGTGAACTTGAAAAAGTTGATGAAGATATCAAAAAAGAAGAAAAATCTATAAAAGATGAAAGTAAAACGACTATTTCAAAAGAAGATTTACTTGAAGACAATCAATTAAATACATCTTTAGCAATTTTAAAAAGTTTAATTATAATGAATAAATAG
- a CDS encoding YtxH domain-containing protein: MKKVLLATTVALALFTGCNEDKKPEAQAEAPKSEVTKTVEDVKATTEEVKNNTNEAVEATKEVVDESAKNVEEKTEELKDAASEKIEDTKEAIEDAKEEVHNHEKN, translated from the coding sequence ATGAAAAAAGTATTATTAGCAACAACAGTAGCATTAGCATTATTTACAGGTTGTAACGAAGATAAAAAACCTGAGGCTCAAGCTGAAGCTCCTAAATCAGAAGTAACAAAAACAGTAGAAGATGTAAAAGCAACTACTGAAGAAGTAAAAAACAATACAAATGAAGCAGTTGAAGCTACAAAAGAAGTAGTAGATGAATCAGCAAAAAATGTAGAAGAAAAAACTGAAGAATTAAAAGATGCAGCTTCTGAAAAAATTGAAGATACAAAAGAAGCAATTGAAGATGCTAAAGAAGAAGTACATAACCACGAAAAAAATTAA
- a CDS encoding ArsS family sensor histidine kinase produces MIKNISISTFVNIIFFFAFMGIFLTFATFISYDKQRHELNIQNRYELIAENFLILFQDHPTSTRLTELYKKFSVKPIEDRNRKLEIIKYAQELTINQNYLGTYRVYKYNEAYYIYVQQYGYNIMLRDIKSHNYNVAFIVAGFVIALTTFLLLYEILNRKLRPLKTLNRQIIEFSNGNKDVKLNYKSRDEVGTIAKNFNEAINIINNQSKSKDLFMRNMMHELKTPITKAMFIAETLEDEKARNNLQRAFKRMDDIIKELATVEKLTSKNTMIYREGVNFLTIFDKTIDLMLISPQSIETQIEDFNFEVDIYMMSIALKNLIDNAIKFGEDKKASVEANKDFIKIGSIGEPLKNKLSFYTDAFYQEEKRSNGFGLGLYIVKTIANLHKFTLSYEHKDGKNYFIINL; encoded by the coding sequence ATGATAAAAAATATCTCTATATCTACTTTTGTAAATATTATTTTCTTCTTTGCTTTTATGGGGATTTTCCTAACATTTGCAACTTTTATTAGTTATGATAAGCAAAGACATGAACTTAATATACAAAATAGATATGAGCTCATAGCAGAAAATTTTTTAATACTTTTTCAAGATCATCCCACTTCTACAAGATTAACTGAACTTTATAAAAAATTTAGTGTAAAACCTATTGAAGATAGAAATAGAAAACTTGAAATTATAAAATATGCTCAAGAACTTACAATAAATCAAAATTATTTAGGAACTTATAGGGTTTATAAATATAATGAAGCATATTATATCTATGTACAACAATATGGTTATAATATTATGCTAAGAGATATAAAATCACACAATTATAATGTTGCATTTATTGTAGCTGGATTTGTGATTGCGTTAACAACTTTCTTACTTCTATATGAAATTTTAAATCGTAAATTGAGACCTTTAAAAACTTTAAACAGACAAATTATAGAGTTTTCAAATGGAAATAAAGATGTAAAATTAAACTATAAGAGTCGTGATGAGGTAGGAACTATTGCGAAAAATTTTAATGAAGCTATAAATATTATAAATAATCAATCTAAATCAAAAGATTTATTTATGAGAAATATGATGCATGAGTTAAAAACACCTATTACAAAAGCTATGTTTATTGCTGAAACTTTAGAAGATGAAAAAGCAAGAAACAATTTACAAAGAGCTTTTAAAAGAATGGATGATATTATTAAAGAGTTAGCTACTGTTGAAAAATTAACTTCAAAAAATACTATGATTTATAGAGAAGGAGTAAATTTTTTAACTATTTTTGATAAAACTATTGATTTGATGCTTATATCTCCACAAAGTATAGAAACTCAAATTGAAGATTTTAATTTTGAAGTAGATATTTATATGATGTCAATAGCATTAAAAAATTTAATAGATAATGCTATAAAATTTGGTGAAGACAAAAAAGCAAGTGTAGAAGCAAATAAAGATTTTATAAAAATAGGTTCTATAGGAGAACCTCTTAAGAATAAGTTATCTTTTTATACAGATGCTTTTTATCAAGAAGAAAAAAGAAGTAATGGTTTTGGTTTAGGTCTTTATATAGTAAAAACTATTGCAAATTTACATAAATTTACTTTATCTTATGAACATAAAGATGGTAAAAACTATTTTATAATTAATCTATAA
- the dksA gene encoding RNA polymerase-binding protein DksA — MANKTQIDELKSTLLTRKETILNNVRNSRENIDQLKDQDISDELDYADFVSDSFTEGMIANHQLDELNQIETALKKINAGTYGICDMCGINIPIGRLKAKPFARYCTECRTVYEQEQLKRASH; from the coding sequence ATGGCCAATAAGACTCAAATAGATGAATTAAAATCAACTTTATTAACTAGAAAAGAGACTATTCTAAACAATGTTAGAAATAGTAGAGAAAATATTGATCAATTAAAAGATCAAGATATAAGTGATGAACTTGATTATGCAGATTTTGTAAGTGACTCATTTACAGAAGGGATGATTGCTAATCATCAATTAGATGAATTAAATCAAATAGAGACAGCTTTAAAGAAAATAAATGCTGGAACATATGGAATCTGTGATATGTGTGGAATCAATATACCTATTGGAAGATTAAAAGCGAAACCTTTTGCAAGATATTGTACTGAATGTAGAACAGTTTATGAGCAAGAGCAATTAAAAAGAGCTTCTCATTGA
- a CDS encoding tRNA pseudouridine(13) synthase TruD, with protein sequence MIRRFYPLNDKTLNFKFLQNEEDFIVEEDPIKFSNNGNFLVLKVKKRNCDTWELIDRFSKFLGIYSNEIGYAGLKDKRATTTQYITIPKKYSKDINNFKSKKIEILDSCLHNKKLNIGDLKANRFKINLHEVEIQELFHIEKILKIISKDGMPNYFGYQRFGKEIKENLSKAKELLFGESKIKDKKLAKMLILAYQSSFFNAWLVERLKLDKNTFKLLDGDIFFTIEDQKYFTSKIINEKILNDFKSQIITPTGLLPGRDVFRSRDKSLKIEQKYDDSEIYEKGYRREAIVFPKNITCKYNKETKVCSLDFVLPKGSYATVLIEFLANRNLS encoded by the coding sequence TTGATAAGAAGATTTTATCCACTAAATGATAAAACTCTAAATTTTAAATTTTTACAAAATGAAGAGGATTTTATAGTTGAGGAAGATCCTATAAAATTCTCTAATAATGGTAATTTTTTAGTTTTAAAAGTAAAAAAAAGAAATTGTGATACTTGGGAATTAATAGATAGATTCTCAAAATTCTTAGGTATATATTCTAACGAAATAGGTTATGCTGGACTAAAAGATAAAAGAGCTACAACAACTCAATATATAACTATTCCTAAAAAATACTCAAAAGATATAAATAACTTCAAATCAAAAAAAATAGAAATTTTAGATAGTTGCTTACATAATAAAAAACTAAATATTGGTGATTTAAAAGCAAATCGGTTTAAGATAAATTTACATGAAGTTGAAATACAAGAACTTTTCCATATAGAAAAAATTTTAAAAATTATATCAAAAGATGGAATGCCTAATTATTTTGGTTATCAAAGATTTGGAAAAGAGATAAAAGAAAACCTTTCAAAAGCTAAAGAATTGTTATTTGGAGAATCTAAGATAAAAGATAAGAAACTAGCAAAAATGTTAATTCTTGCATATCAAAGTTCATTTTTTAATGCTTGGCTTGTAGAAAGACTAAAATTAGATAAAAATACTTTTAAGCTTTTAGATGGAGATATTTTCTTCACTATTGAAGATCAAAAATATTTCACTTCAAAAATAATAAATGAAAAGATATTAAATGATTTTAAATCACAAATAATAACTCCAACAGGTCTTTTACCTGGTCGTGATGTTTTTAGATCAAGAGATAAATCATTAAAAATTGAACAAAAATATGATGATAGTGAAATATATGAAAAAGGCTATAGAAGAGAAGCTATAGTATTTCCAAAAAACATTACTTGTAAATATAATAAAGAAACAAAAGTTTGTAGTTTAGATTTCGTTTTACCTAAAGGATCTTATGCTACAGTTTTAATAGAGTTTTTAGCAAATAGAAATTTATCTTAA